The proteins below come from a single Rhizobium lentis genomic window:
- a CDS encoding TfuA-like protein gives MKVLFVGPSLGGGLAAARNMSPCIDFRPPAACGDILKAVEDGATAIGLVDGYFGDLPSVWHKEILYALEHDVAVAGGASMGALRAAECAPFGMVGLGSIFEDYESGRLLDDEAVALVHAPEALGWLPLSVPWVDFEPTIEALHAGGEISSAERKKLLLSGRFLHFSERTYARVVDECHFRKPRRDHLLAALRKNRVERKRDDARLVLEWLLREEFVPANRDWHFAATSHWELLHAEITRSVTPVTLE, from the coding sequence ATGAAGGTTCTGTTCGTCGGTCCGAGCCTTGGCGGCGGCCTTGCCGCAGCGAGAAACATGTCTCCCTGCATCGATTTCCGGCCGCCCGCCGCCTGCGGCGACATCCTGAAGGCGGTGGAGGACGGCGCCACGGCGATCGGCCTCGTCGACGGCTATTTCGGCGATCTGCCTTCTGTCTGGCACAAGGAAATTCTCTACGCGCTCGAACACGATGTCGCCGTCGCCGGCGGCGCCAGCATGGGCGCCTTGCGGGCCGCCGAATGCGCTCCTTTCGGCATGGTCGGGCTCGGCTCGATCTTCGAGGATTACGAGTCCGGACGGCTGCTCGACGATGAGGCGGTCGCACTGGTGCATGCGCCGGAGGCGCTTGGCTGGCTGCCGCTTTCGGTACCCTGGGTCGATTTCGAGCCGACCATCGAAGCGCTTCACGCCGGCGGCGAGATTTCGTCGGCCGAGCGCAAGAAACTGCTGCTCTCCGGCCGCTTCCTCCATTTTTCCGAGCGCACCTATGCGAGGGTGGTCGACGAGTGCCATTTCCGCAAGCCGCGCCGTGACCACCTTCTCGCCGCGCTCCGCAAGAACCGGGTCGAACGCAAGCGCGACGACGCACGACTGGTGCTGGAATGGCTGCTGCGTGAGGAATTCGTGCCCGCCAACCGTGACTGGCACTTTGCCGCAACCTCACATTGGGAGCTTTTGCACGCCGAAATCACCCGCAGTGTGACTCCTGTAACGCTTGAATAA
- a CDS encoding YcaO-like family protein — protein sequence MSAFADLETLAGDLERSSAGISDYHDRAVTPAQTLAAIRPHLREFGITRVGLLTALDVLNIPVAFATRPNSHTLSVFQGKGIDNDAAMASAAMEAIETRIAEIAPADLTQATVGSMCAEGAAMIDLDNVARCAPDEIGGGPIPWCSGLDILSGNSVFVPWWLVGLDHRGERPPGFEQSSDGLASGNTPSEAVLHGLCELVERDAWALTQLKSPQRLKESRIDPASFGDAVIDVMTDRITRAGMRLLLLDMTTDIGIPAFLAIIMPGNLSGRVDARWSHVCGGCGCHPDPVRAALRAITEAAQSRLTAIAGSRDDFSPRIYQRLDRSAAMQQVVELCEGDGRMRAFQSRHRRSATIQETIGQIADRLAATGIEQIVVVPIDHRALPVSVVRVIVPGLEVDISGQYIQLGMRAVNTMRGAQS from the coding sequence ATGTCCGCCTTCGCCGACCTCGAAACGCTAGCCGGTGATCTCGAGCGATCATCGGCCGGCATCAGCGACTATCATGACCGCGCCGTCACGCCGGCGCAGACACTTGCAGCCATCAGACCCCATCTGCGCGAATTCGGCATCACCCGCGTCGGTCTGCTGACCGCGCTTGACGTGCTGAACATCCCCGTCGCCTTCGCGACAAGGCCGAACAGCCACACGCTTTCGGTCTTTCAAGGCAAAGGCATCGACAACGATGCCGCCATGGCTTCGGCCGCCATGGAGGCGATCGAGACGCGGATCGCGGAAATTGCGCCTGCCGACCTGACGCAGGCGACGGTCGGGAGCATGTGCGCGGAAGGCGCCGCCATGATCGATCTCGACAATGTCGCACGCTGCGCGCCCGACGAAATCGGCGGCGGTCCCATCCCCTGGTGCTCCGGGCTTGATATCCTGTCCGGCAACAGCGTCTTCGTCCCCTGGTGGCTCGTCGGCCTCGACCATCGCGGCGAGCGGCCACCGGGCTTCGAGCAGTCGAGCGACGGGCTCGCCTCCGGCAACACGCCGTCCGAAGCGGTCCTGCACGGACTTTGCGAGCTGGTGGAGCGCGATGCCTGGGCTCTGACCCAGCTGAAATCGCCGCAGCGTCTCAAGGAGAGCCGCATCGACCCCGCCTCCTTCGGCGACGCGGTCATCGACGTCATGACCGACCGGATCACGCGCGCTGGCATGCGGCTGCTGCTGCTCGATATGACCACGGATATCGGCATCCCGGCTTTTCTGGCCATCATCATGCCGGGCAATCTTTCCGGCCGCGTCGACGCGCGCTGGTCGCATGTATGCGGCGGCTGCGGCTGCCACCCCGATCCTGTGCGCGCCGCGCTGCGCGCCATCACCGAGGCGGCGCAGAGCCGGCTGACGGCGATCGCCGGCAGCCGCGACGATTTCTCACCGCGCATCTATCAGCGGCTCGATCGGAGTGCGGCGATGCAGCAGGTGGTCGAACTCTGCGAGGGCGACGGCCGGATGCGCGCCTTCCAGAGCCGCCATCGCCGTTCGGCGACGATCCAGGAGACCATCGGGCAGATAGCCGACCGGTTGGCGGCGACCGGTATCGAGCAGATCGTCGTCGTGCCGATTGACCATCGGGCTTTGCCGGTCTCCGTCGTCAGGGTGATCGTGCCGGGCCTGGAGGTCGACATATCAGGTCAGTACATCCAGCTCGGCATGCGCGCCGTCAACACCATGAGAGGAGCCCAATCATGA
- a CDS encoding amidohydrolase family protein: MLIDTHLHIIDRSALSYPWLSGVPALDHDFLYETYAAEARRCGITTVLHMEVDVDPAVMQAETDHVASIARTEGSLIAGAIVSCRPEEEGFAAYLERQRADPFVKGFRRVLHVVPDDVSEGALFRENIRRLGGSGLTFDLCTLPHQARRVAALVDLAPDVQFVLDHCGVPDIRSDAFQPWKAGISEIARRPNVICKISGVVAYAEAETWTAQTLTPYIEHVIASFGWDRVVWGSDWPVCTLGGGLSTWVAATHAVLSGSSEAERAKLLFANAQRLWSL; encoded by the coding sequence GTGTTGATCGACACCCACCTGCACATCATCGACCGGTCGGCGCTTTCCTATCCCTGGCTCTCCGGCGTGCCGGCTCTCGATCATGATTTCCTCTATGAGACCTATGCGGCCGAGGCCCGGCGCTGCGGCATCACGACGGTGCTGCATATGGAGGTCGATGTCGATCCTGCCGTCATGCAGGCCGAGACCGATCACGTCGCCAGCATCGCCAGAACGGAAGGCAGCCTGATTGCCGGGGCCATTGTTTCCTGCCGGCCGGAAGAGGAGGGTTTTGCCGCCTATCTTGAGCGGCAGAGGGCCGATCCTTTCGTCAAGGGCTTCCGCCGCGTGCTGCACGTCGTGCCCGATGACGTCTCCGAAGGCGCCCTGTTTCGCGAAAACATCCGACGCCTCGGCGGCAGCGGCCTGACCTTCGATCTCTGCACATTGCCGCATCAGGCCAGGCGCGTCGCCGCTCTCGTCGATCTCGCCCCCGATGTGCAGTTCGTCCTCGACCATTGCGGCGTGCCCGATATCCGTTCCGATGCCTTCCAACCGTGGAAAGCCGGCATTTCGGAGATCGCCCGGCGGCCGAACGTGATCTGCAAGATTTCCGGCGTCGTCGCCTATGCCGAGGCCGAGACATGGACGGCACAGACGCTGACGCCTTATATCGAACACGTCATCGCGAGCTTCGGCTGGGATCGTGTCGTCTGGGGAAGCGACTGGCCGGTCTGCACGCTTGGCGGCGGCCTTTCCACCTGGGTCGCGGCAACCCATGCGGTGCTCTCCGGCAGCAGCGAGGCGGAACGGGCGAAGCTGCTCTTCGCCAATGCCCAGCGCCTCTGGTCATTATAA
- a CDS encoding IclR family transcriptional regulator, with product METDESDRYRAPALDKGLDILELLAGVDSGLTQAEIAKRLDRSPNEFYRMLDRLVRRGYVTRLDGDRYSLTLKLFGLAQLHAPVRRLASYATPLMRDLAQRTRQANHLAVFDRGEAVVIAQQEAPDYWGFSIRIGAHISLFDTGSGHVLLAFRSGEEREMMISEHVRNRAETELGAEFYDRLDQIRERGYEMMASAQTSGVYNLSAPVLGPDQRCIAALTCPFIALVNAPSAPDITQTIMLVQKTAAQLSLLAGADVANPA from the coding sequence ATGGAGACCGACGAGTCAGACCGCTACCGCGCTCCTGCCCTCGACAAGGGCCTCGATATCCTGGAACTGCTCGCAGGCGTCGACAGCGGCCTCACCCAGGCGGAGATCGCCAAGCGGCTCGACCGCAGCCCCAATGAATTCTATCGCATGCTCGATCGGCTGGTGCGTCGCGGCTACGTCACCCGGCTGGACGGCGACCGCTACTCGCTGACGCTGAAACTTTTCGGGCTTGCGCAACTGCATGCGCCGGTGCGCCGGCTCGCCTCCTACGCCACGCCGCTGATGCGCGACCTCGCCCAGCGCACGCGCCAAGCCAATCATCTCGCTGTCTTCGATCGCGGCGAAGCCGTTGTTATCGCCCAGCAGGAGGCGCCGGACTATTGGGGTTTCTCGATCCGCATCGGCGCCCATATCAGTCTGTTCGACACCGGTTCGGGGCATGTGCTGCTCGCCTTCCGCAGCGGCGAGGAGCGTGAGATGATGATATCGGAACATGTGCGCAACCGCGCAGAGACCGAACTCGGCGCCGAATTCTACGATCGTCTCGATCAGATCCGCGAGCGCGGCTACGAGATGATGGCGAGCGCCCAGACATCGGGCGTCTACAATCTGTCGGCGCCAGTTCTCGGGCCGGATCAGCGTTGCATCGCCGCCCTCACGTGCCCCTTCATCGCCCTTGTCAACGCGCCGTCTGCTCCAGACATCACACAGACGATCATGCTGGTGCAGAAGACCGCCGCCCAGCTTTCGCTGCTGGCCGGCGCCGATGTGGCCAACCCCGCCTGA
- a CDS encoding helix-turn-helix domain-containing protein, which yields MKEEPHAVDVHVGKTIRIQRLLRKVSQTELGDRVGVTFQQIQKYEKGSNRVSASMLVEIAGALNVDVRTFFDDLSTPETANDNPAPSEEFVISREGVLLNAAFFSIKNESLRKKILKLVQAIAHTEQMDGEAAE from the coding sequence ATGAAAGAAGAACCGCACGCAGTGGATGTTCATGTCGGAAAGACGATCCGCATCCAGCGTCTGCTGCGTAAAGTTTCGCAGACGGAATTGGGCGATCGTGTCGGCGTAACGTTCCAGCAGATCCAGAAATACGAAAAAGGCTCCAACCGCGTTTCCGCCAGCATGCTGGTTGAAATCGCTGGAGCGCTGAATGTCGACGTCAGGACGTTCTTCGACGATTTGTCGACCCCTGAGACAGCGAACGACAATCCCGCTCCCAGCGAGGAGTTCGTCATATCGCGCGAGGGCGTCCTTCTGAACGCAGCGTTCTTCTCGATCAAGAACGAATCGCTTCGCAAGAAGATCCTGAAGCTTGTTCAGGCAATCGCCCACACCGAACAAATGGACGGTGAAGCGGCCGAGTAG
- a CDS encoding SDR family oxidoreductase: MTNRLSGKTVLITAAGQGIGRATAAAFAAAGAKVHATDINTDALATLAAETGVATHKLNVLEDNAVKALVAEIGAVDVLFNCAGFVHAGSILEMQDSDLEFAFDLNVKAMIRTIRAVLPGMLERKDGAIINMASVASSIKGVPNRFAYGVTKAAVIGLTKSVAADYVSDGIRCNAICPGTVESPSLQDRMRAQGDYDAARAAFIARQPMGRLGSPQEIADLAVYLAGATYTSGQAIAIDGGWTI; this comes from the coding sequence ATGACAAACAGACTTTCCGGCAAGACCGTTCTCATTACCGCCGCCGGCCAGGGCATCGGCCGGGCGACGGCGGCAGCCTTTGCCGCGGCCGGCGCCAAGGTGCACGCGACCGATATCAACACCGACGCGCTGGCGACGCTGGCGGCCGAAACCGGCGTTGCGACCCACAAGCTGAATGTACTCGAAGACAATGCGGTCAAGGCGCTCGTCGCCGAGATCGGCGCCGTCGATGTGCTGTTCAACTGCGCCGGCTTCGTGCATGCGGGCTCGATCCTCGAGATGCAGGATTCCGATCTCGAATTCGCTTTCGACCTCAACGTCAAGGCGATGATCCGCACCATCCGGGCGGTGCTGCCCGGCATGCTCGAGCGGAAGGATGGAGCGATCATCAACATGGCCTCCGTCGCCTCCAGCATCAAAGGCGTGCCGAACCGCTTCGCCTACGGTGTCACCAAGGCGGCGGTCATCGGGCTCACCAAATCCGTCGCCGCCGACTACGTCTCCGACGGCATCCGCTGCAACGCCATCTGCCCCGGCACGGTCGAAAGTCCGTCGCTGCAGGACCGCATGCGCGCCCAGGGCGATTATGATGCGGCGCGCGCCGCCTTCATCGCCCGCCAGCCGATGGGCCGGCTCGGCTCGCCGCAAGAGATAGCCGATCTCGCCGTCTATCTCGCCGGCGCCACCTACACGTCGGGTCAGGCGATCGCCATCGACGGCGGCTGGACGATCTGA
- a CDS encoding L-fuconate dehydratase — protein sequence MTRITDLRVFDLRFPTSQSLDGSDAMNPDPDYSAAYVILDTDAPDLAGHGLTFTIGRGNDICCMAIEAMRHLVVGADLAEVLAHPGKFWRHLTSDSQLRWIGPEKGAIHLATGAVVNAIWDLLAKQAGKPVWRLVAEMSPEEIADIVDYRYLTDVLTRDEAVEILERAAAGKVERIALLEKEGYACYTTSAGWLGYEDEKLRRLCQEAIDAGFNHIKMKVGRDLQDDIRRLRIAREVIGPDRYLMIDANQVWDVGQAIDWVKALSFAKPFFIEEPTSPDDIAGHRKIRQAIGPVKVATGEMCQNRIMFKQFIAEGAIDIVQIDSCRMGGLNEVLSVLLIAAKFGLPVWPHAGGVGLCEYVQHLSMIDYIAVSGTKQGRVIEYVDHLHEHFLDPCRIENAAYMPPTMPGFSIEMKPASISNYTF from the coding sequence ATGACCCGCATCACCGACCTTCGTGTCTTCGATCTCCGTTTTCCTACCTCGCAAAGCCTGGATGGGTCCGATGCGATGAATCCCGATCCGGACTATTCGGCCGCCTATGTCATTCTCGATACAGACGCGCCCGACCTTGCCGGCCACGGCCTGACCTTCACCATCGGCCGCGGCAATGACATTTGCTGCATGGCGATCGAAGCGATGCGCCATCTCGTCGTCGGCGCCGATCTGGCGGAGGTTCTCGCCCATCCCGGCAAATTCTGGCGGCATCTGACGAGCGACAGCCAGCTGCGCTGGATCGGCCCGGAAAAAGGGGCCATTCACCTGGCGACCGGCGCCGTCGTCAACGCCATCTGGGATCTGCTCGCCAAACAGGCCGGCAAACCCGTCTGGCGGCTCGTCGCCGAGATGTCGCCCGAAGAAATCGCCGATATCGTCGACTACCGTTATCTCACCGACGTGCTGACGCGCGACGAGGCGGTCGAGATCCTCGAGCGCGCCGCCGCAGGCAAGGTGGAGCGCATCGCCCTCCTCGAGAAGGAAGGCTATGCCTGCTACACGACCTCGGCCGGCTGGCTGGGCTATGAAGACGAAAAACTGCGCCGGCTCTGCCAGGAGGCGATCGACGCCGGCTTCAACCATATCAAGATGAAGGTCGGCCGCGATCTGCAAGACGATATCCGGCGCCTCCGAATCGCCCGCGAGGTGATCGGTCCCGATCGCTACCTGATGATTGACGCCAACCAGGTCTGGGACGTCGGTCAGGCGATCGACTGGGTCAAGGCGCTTTCTTTCGCCAAGCCCTTCTTCATCGAGGAGCCCACAAGTCCCGACGACATTGCCGGCCACCGCAAGATCCGGCAGGCGATAGGCCCGGTGAAGGTCGCAACCGGCGAGATGTGCCAGAACCGCATCATGTTCAAGCAGTTCATCGCCGAAGGCGCGATCGACATCGTCCAGATCGATTCCTGCCGCATGGGCGGGCTGAACGAGGTCCTCTCCGTGTTGCTGATCGCCGCCAAATTCGGGCTGCCGGTCTGGCCGCATGCCGGCGGCGTCGGTCTCTGCGAATATGTGCAGCACCTGTCGATGATCGATTACATCGCCGTGTCGGGCACCAAGCAGGGGCGCGTCATCGAATATGTCGATCACCTGCACGAACACTTTCTCGACCCCTGCCGGATCGAGAATGCCGCCTATATGCCGCCGACCATGCCGGGCTTTTCGATCGAAATGAAACCGGCGTCGATCAGCAACTATACGTTTTGA
- a CDS encoding sarcosine oxidase subunit gamma family protein, with translation MPDLPQHKPVLAEAAYTGISEAGIRLEALPEGHLLHVLGATEPSALAAELAKVGLATSSIRQAGFRQWFVAGGEPIVPASLDALAAALAGKAFVTDQSHGRVRIGISGRSSRALLSKGTAVDLDPAVFAEGRSVMTMVSHISVQIVRTGEDSFELTVLRSFAETLWDDLRHMAASAVKDEA, from the coding sequence ATGCCTGATCTTCCGCAACACAAGCCGGTTCTGGCCGAGGCTGCATATACCGGTATTTCAGAGGCAGGCATCCGGCTGGAAGCCCTGCCGGAAGGCCACCTGCTGCATGTGCTTGGCGCGACCGAGCCGTCCGCGCTCGCCGCGGAATTGGCGAAAGTAGGCCTCGCCACAAGTTCGATCCGTCAGGCGGGCTTCCGGCAATGGTTCGTCGCCGGCGGCGAGCCGATTGTCCCCGCAAGTCTCGACGCTCTTGCTGCCGCGCTTGCCGGAAAAGCCTTCGTCACGGACCAGAGCCACGGGCGCGTCCGCATCGGTATCTCAGGCCGATCTTCGCGGGCTTTGCTTTCGAAGGGCACGGCCGTCGATCTCGATCCCGCCGTCTTTGCGGAAGGCAGATCGGTGATGACGATGGTCAGTCACATCTCCGTGCAGATCGTCCGCACCGGGGAGGACAGTTTCGAGCTAACGGTTCTGCGCAGCTTTGCCGAAACCCTCTGGGACGATCTCAGGCATATGGCGGCGAGCGCCGTAAAGGATGAGGCATAA
- a CDS encoding BTAD domain-containing putative transcriptional regulator, with amino-acid sequence MQRTSGQMSTNRLCLLGRPRLLAAGRELPLPEKSYFLLAMLAAEADLELDRETVRRQLWQSELPEKRAGSLRQLLARIEQSIPADLPPLLATTRTHIGLADGWEVDVHLLKQKGPLAAEDGDILNGELLEGAKSPTQGAEDWLTFERQRVDELRAAHLTRLVESAENGSDEEQVAFARRLLELDPASETAYRALMRAYVRMNDPAAARQSYLKCKFQLKDEFDTEPEESTTALARELGLIPAAHAAAADRPPAAPGGFLDPLGQPRIIILPPESIFTDPLMERVGRALLEDVTIGLSQQRGFKVIAAHTSLEILSRSVDPARAVPGPLDLSFDYAVYVTIQGRDEDVYATCRLTRTTTSEVIWALELPLVMQKISESFAHLTRRIVSSLADTVERHELAMPIGDAPPSAYRLYLEGKRLIAQTDLQHLRQARKWFKSSLNRYENFSAAHAGVSRALGMEWLIRGMQDTELLDEANGAARLAQQSDPNSGRAYRELGFVALYRRRFDESLEYFQQAQDLNPNDADILADYADALCHNGDFDKALDLNKAAFRLNPLPPDYYYWNRGGIHFDRGEYRETIEALEPVKSKQATARLLAAAHAMAGDMKKAGGYADLVLENFPDFRSEDIRHFVPDRDPRYTEKLIHGLHLAGLP; translated from the coding sequence ATGCAACGGACATCCGGACAGATGTCGACGAACAGGCTCTGCCTGCTCGGAAGACCGCGATTGCTGGCAGCGGGGAGGGAACTCCCCTTGCCGGAGAAGTCGTATTTTCTCCTCGCCATGCTCGCCGCCGAAGCCGATCTCGAACTCGACCGCGAAACCGTCAGGCGGCAGCTCTGGCAATCTGAATTGCCGGAGAAACGCGCCGGCAGCCTGCGCCAGCTGCTGGCGCGTATCGAACAAAGCATTCCCGCCGACCTTCCGCCGCTGCTGGCAACGACCCGAACCCATATCGGACTTGCCGATGGCTGGGAGGTTGACGTCCATCTCCTGAAGCAGAAAGGGCCGCTCGCAGCCGAGGATGGCGACATCCTGAATGGCGAACTGCTCGAAGGCGCCAAATCACCGACGCAGGGCGCCGAGGACTGGCTTACCTTCGAGCGCCAGCGTGTCGACGAATTGCGCGCCGCCCATCTCACCCGGCTGGTCGAATCCGCGGAAAACGGGTCGGACGAAGAGCAGGTGGCCTTTGCCCGTCGCCTGCTGGAGCTCGACCCGGCCAGCGAGACCGCCTATCGCGCCCTGATGCGCGCTTATGTCAGGATGAACGATCCCGCAGCGGCCCGCCAGTCCTATCTGAAGTGCAAGTTCCAGCTTAAGGACGAGTTCGACACCGAGCCGGAGGAAAGCACCACCGCTCTTGCCCGCGAGCTCGGCCTGATCCCGGCAGCTCACGCGGCGGCGGCCGACCGCCCGCCAGCAGCGCCCGGCGGCTTCCTCGACCCGCTCGGCCAGCCGCGGATCATCATCCTGCCGCCAGAAAGCATTTTCACCGATCCGCTGATGGAGCGCGTCGGCAGGGCCCTTCTCGAAGACGTCACCATCGGCCTCAGCCAGCAGCGCGGCTTCAAGGTGATCGCGGCCCATACCAGCCTCGAAATCCTCAGCCGCTCGGTCGATCCGGCGCGCGCCGTACCCGGCCCCCTTGATCTCAGCTTCGACTATGCGGTCTACGTGACCATCCAGGGTCGTGACGAAGACGTCTACGCGACCTGCCGGCTGACGCGGACGACGACATCGGAGGTGATCTGGGCCCTCGAACTGCCGTTGGTCATGCAGAAGATCAGCGAATCCTTCGCGCATCTGACGCGGCGGATCGTCTCCTCGCTCGCCGATACGGTCGAACGCCACGAACTGGCGATGCCGATCGGCGACGCGCCGCCGTCGGCTTACCGTCTCTATCTGGAAGGCAAGAGGCTCATCGCCCAAACCGACCTGCAGCATCTGCGCCAGGCGCGCAAATGGTTCAAATCTTCGCTCAATCGTTACGAGAATTTCTCGGCCGCCCATGCCGGAGTGTCGCGCGCGCTCGGCATGGAATGGCTGATCCGCGGCATGCAGGATACTGAATTGCTCGACGAGGCGAATGGCGCCGCCCGGCTGGCGCAGCAGTCCGACCCGAACAGCGGCCGGGCTTACCGCGAACTCGGCTTTGTGGCGCTCTATCGCCGCCGCTTCGACGAAAGCCTGGAATATTTCCAGCAGGCCCAGGATCTCAATCCCAACGACGCCGACATCCTTGCCGATTATGCAGACGCGCTCTGCCATAACGGCGATTTTGACAAGGCGCTGGATCTGAACAAGGCGGCTTTCAGGCTCAATCCGCTGCCGCCGGATTACTACTACTGGAATCGTGGCGGCATTCACTTCGATCGCGGCGAATACCGAGAGACGATCGAGGCACTTGAGCCGGTGAAGTCCAAGCAGGCGACCGCCCGACTCCTCGCAGCCGCCCACGCCATGGCGGGCGATATGAAAAAGGCCGGCGGCTATGCTGACCTCGTTCTGGAAAATTTCCCGGATTTCCGCAGCGAGGACATCCGCCATTTCGTTCCCGACCGTGATCCTCGCTACACGGAAAAGCTGATTCATGGCCTGCATCTGGCAGGACTTCCCTGA